From a single Hypanus sabinus isolate sHypSab1 chromosome X2 unlocalized genomic scaffold, sHypSab1.hap1 SUPER_X2_unloc_14, whole genome shotgun sequence genomic region:
- the LOC132385749 gene encoding zinc-binding protein A33-like, whose translation MGSKGPVESLSEEVICPICLDFFTDPVTLECGHNFCHSCITQYWEREKRNSCPECREVFADRTLRVNRTLGNLTQEVRNLNLNPKGKESKRHCEEHEEELKLFCETDKTLICVICAAAQEHREHRFVLIEEAVKNYKDQLKSSLDSLTKKKSDFQEKEQQQKEKISGALQKNIRVIQEEITKLREQTDQKDSVIFLKEEAHRNKRINDDVQELSVTDEALPVEKFDHLYLLNTMLRETLDAINRVSVTLDVETASPYLEVSEDRKSVRLTGTRRNLPDTGKRFTNWFCVLGSEGFTSGRPYWEVEVTGNRDWCLGVAAESVERKGPVSLRPETGFWVIGRVDDVLHRDCDVFCVPPSPETRLPSGPVPGMVGVYLSYESGTVSFSNAETKSHLHTFTGNKFTGKLYPFFRTGDVNQWLRICSGSAPGM comes from the exons ATGGGTTCGAAAGGACCGGTCGAGAGTTTGAGCGAGGAGGTGATTTGTCCCATCTgtctggatttcttcaccgatccggttaCACTGGAGTGCGGACACAACTTCTGTCACTCTTGTATCACACAGTAttgggaaagggagaagagaaactcctgcccggaatgcagagaggtgtttgctgaccgcaccctcagggtgaatcggACCTTAGGAAATCTGACACAAGAAGTTCGGAATCTAAACCTAaatccgaaagggaaggaaagtaaacgtcactgcgaggaacatgaggaagaactgaagctgttttgtgaaacggacaagacactgatctgtgtgatctgtgcagctgcgcaggaacacagagagcatCGATTTGTGCTGATTGAAGAAGCTGTTAAAAACTACAAG GATCAGTTAAAATCTTCattagactctctcacaaaaaagaaatcagacttccaggaaaaggagcaacaacagaaagagaagatttccggag CTCTTCAAAAGAATATAAGGGttattcaggaggaaatcactaagCTAAGGGAACAGACAGATCAAAAAGACAgtgtgatatttctcaag gaggaagctcatCGTAACAAGAG gattaatgacgatgtccaggaattgtcagtgacagatgaggccctaccggttgaaaaattcgatcacctCTATTTGTTGAACACAATGCTGAGAGAAACACTTGATGCTATTAatcgag tctctgtcaccctggatgtggaaacggcgagtCCGTatctcgaggtgtctgaggatcggaagagtgtgagactGACCGGGACCCGGaggaatctccctgacaccgggaagagattcacaaacTGGTTTTGTGTGCTGGGATcagagggattcacatcggggagaccttactgggaggtggaggtgacggggaatcgggactggtgtctgggagtcgccgcagagtctgtggagaggaagggaccggtcagtctgaggccggagaccggattctgggtcatcgGGCGGGTTGATGACGTGTTACATCGGGATTGTGACGTGTTCTGTGTCCCCCCCTCCCCCGAGACCCGTCTCCCGAGCGGTCCCGTCCCCGGGatggtgggagtttatctcagttacgaatccgggacagtttcattttccaacgcggagaccaagtcccatctccacaccttcactgggaataaattcacggggaaactttatccaTTCTTCCGGACTGGGGATGtaaaccagtggctgagaatctgctccggttccgctccgggtATGTAA